The Hymenobacter oligotrophus genome segment CGAGGGTGCCGGCGGCTGCACGCCCAAGCCCAAAAAGCTCAGGCCGGCCTCCAGCAAAATGGCCGCCGCGAAGTTGGAAGTGGCAATAACAATCAGCGGACCGAGCAAATTGGGCAGCAGATGACGCACCAACAACCTTGCGGTTGGCAAGCCTAATACGCGGCCAGCCTCCACGAAGGTTTTTTCGCGCAGGCTCAGCAGCTGGCCACGCACCACCCGCGCCACATCCACCCACATCGTAAGTCCCACGGCCACAAAGGATGTCCAGACGCCTTTGGAGCCAAATGCCAGCGAAATGGCAATAACCAGCATGATGCCCGGGATGCTCCACACCACTGTCATCAGGCCAAGCAAGAGCGAATCGAGCCAGCCGCCGGTGTAGCCCGCCACAGCCCCCACGGTTACCCCAATCAGCAGCGAAATGAGCACCGCCACCAACCCGATACCCAGGGAAATGCGCGTGCCCAACAGCAGGCGGCTTAGCTCGTCGCGCCCGGCTTTGTCGGTGCCCAGCCAGTAAGTGCGCTCGATGATGTGCTTTTGCTCGACCTCCTGGCGCAATTGAGCCGCCGGCCCTAGGTGCCTAACTACCTGGCTGAGCAGGTAGCGGCGCGGGGCCTCGGCCAACGTGCCTTTGGCCTGATAGGGCTGCGCAACAAGCGTGTCGCCGGCCACTCGCCAGCCACTAATGGGCAGCTCCTCGTAGCGGGCGGGCGCACCGGCCAGCCAACGTTGCAGCAACGAGGGGTTATCGGCTACCGAGTCGGTAAGCGGCAACCGGAGGATAATGGCCCGAAAGCCCGGCGGTTGTTTTTGCAGCTGCACCAGGCCGTTGTTGGCGTTGGGGGTGGCATCGGGCAGCACGAGGTAGCCCAGCAGCGCCACCAGCGTGCACAGGCCAATAAACAACAGCCCCGCCATGGCGGGGCTGTTGCCCAGCAGGCGCTGCCGTACGTAATACCCGGGGGTGCGAACCGGCGCGGCCGGAGGTGTTGCTGCGGGAGCCGCCATTAGCGGGTGTTGTGTTGAAGCAGGCCTTCCTTGGTGGCCAGGAAAAAACAGTCTTGCCGCACGGCCCCAAACAAGCTGGGCTCGTAGGCCAATTCGGTGTCGGGGTCGGGCCAGAAACAGCGGATGAGGCCTTGCTCCAGCATGCCGCGCAAATGCTGCTCCAACTCGTTGGGCGAGAAGCTGGTGCGCTGCTGCAAATCGTGGAAGGAGCTGACGAAGTAAAGTTCGTCGAGGATGTCGAATTCGGCGTCGGTCACGGAAGGCTCAGCTGATGGTGAACAAAGGTATCATCAGCTAACCTGAATGCGAAGGAAAAGTCACTGGGGTAAGAAAGTACGCCTCCCGAAGCCAGCGTTTGGACTGATTGCCAACAAGCGCACAGGCCATAGCTTTTTGGCGAACACAATGAGCAAGCGGCTTGGCTTTGCACTAGCTGGCCGCGCCGGGCACCCCGACCGACCTAGGCATTTCTGTTTTTTTTGCGGCCATTTGGCGCCCTTTCCAACGGTACCCGCCGCGCAAACCTAGGAGGCCCACGGCCAAGGCGTACGGGGGGTACACAAGCTGCAGCAGCGGCACCAGCATCAGCCATTTGCGGCGCTCGAAAAACCGCAGCACCGGGTTCAGAAAGGCCACATCGGCCCCCAGCTTCAGAGCCCAGGCTGCCAGCACCCACGGCCACACCGAGGCCTGCCAAAGCAGCAACCCAACCAGCGCCCATAAACCTACGTTGGCTGCCAGCACCAACACGGCCAACCCGCGCGAAGCCCCGCTTTGGTAGTGCCGCCACTTGCTGGCCCACCGCACCCGTTGCTGCAGCAAGGCACCTAAGGTAGGCTGCGCGGCGGTGTGCACCGTGGCCTCGGGGTGCTTGAGAAACTGGATGCCTTGTGGGTAGGCCTCGGCCATCTTATGCAGCAGAAATTCATCGTCGCCGCTGGGCACGTGGGCGTTGCCGCCAAAACCACCGACCTCGTAGAAGGCGGCGCGTTGGTAAGCCAAGTTAGCTCCGTTGCACATGGTAGGTGCTCCGGCGCCAATGCTGGCTGCGCCGGTGCCAACTAAAGCTGCTAATTCGAGGCCCTGCAGTCCTGCCAACAATCCCTTACCGGTAAGCAGCACCGAGCCACTCACAAACTGCACCTCCGGATTGCCAAACACCTGCGCATAGGCCGCTAGCCAACCCGCGGGCACGCGGCAGTCGGCATCGGTGCAGAGCACCCACCGCGCACGGGCCTGCGCAATAGCCGCCACGATAGCCGCTTTTTTGCCCGTGGGCTGGCCAGGTTGCTCGGCCAGGCGCAGCAAGCGCAGTACGTAAGGGCTGTTGGCCGCAACTGCCTGCACTACGGCGGCGGTATCGTCGGTCGAATGGTCATCAACCACAACTACCTCGAAGCGGCCACCTTGCTGCAGCCACGTTTGCTGGCCTAGGTCGGTGAGCAGCAGCGGCAGGTTGGCAGCCTCGTTGCGGGCAGCTATCAGCACCGATACCACCGGCGTCTCCCCTGTTGCCGGGGCATGTGGCCTAGGTGCTTGGGGCTGATTGGCAGCTATGGAGAGCTTCAGCCAGTGGTGGCGGTATTGCCAAAATGCGGCGGCGTACACAACTGCGGGCAGGCACGCGGCGGCCGCCAACCAATGGGGCAGCATCATACCACGCGCAGGTGCTTGCGCCGTTTGCGGTTGCGCCGCAGCACTTTTAGGCGCAGCACAAACAGCAGACCAGCCGCGCTGGGCAAGGCAATATTCAGCACCCACAGGCTTAGGCTGGCGCTCAGCACGGGCAGTACGGGCAAACCCAGCAGACCAAACAGATGTGTGGCCGACAGCTCGCGGGCGCCTACATCGGTAAGCGCGTTAAGCGAGGGTACCAACGACTTCAGCAGGAACGTGCCGGCAATGGCGGCCAGCGCGGCACCTAGGGGCGCCTGGGCACCGTAGGCCCACAGCAGCAAGCCGAACTGCGCCGTGAACACGGCATAGCGCAGCCCCGAAACCAACAGCACCTCGTTGAGCACCTTGGCCGGGTAGTGCGGCAGGTTGGCCACGTAGCGCCTAAACCTACCTAGGGGCCGCCACTGCAGCACCGCCTCCAGCAAATAGCGGCTGCGGTAGAGCGGCAACAGCAGCAAGCCCGAGCCCAGCAGAGCCGTGAGCACCAAGCCGCCCACCACCAGGGGGTACGTATGGCCGATGTAGCGCGCTAAAAAGTACAGCCCGCCCGCTGCGCCTGCCAACAGGGTAATTACCAATTGGCAGTAGCGCCCCAGAAACACGGCACCTAGGGCTTCGGGCCGACGGTTTTTGAGCTCGAGTAAGCGGCCGGCGTAGTCGCCCACTCGGTTGGGTGTTACAAAACCCAGGGTAAGCCCCACCAGCACTGCCCGAAAGCTGCGCGCATACGATACGGGCTCAAGGTGCTGCGCCAGGCGCCACCACTTCCAGGCTTCCAGGGCCCAGTTGAGGGGCACCAGCAGCAAGGCCATCACGGCAGGGCCGCGTTTGGCATCGGTAATCAGCCCGCGCCACGCGGCAGAGGTAGCCGCATCGGCCACCACCGACTGCCACAGCAGCCACAGCGTTAGGGCGGTTACGGCCAGCTTGCCAAGCACCACCCACGGCTTAAGGTTGCGGCGACGGGAACCGGCACTGGGTTTATGTGTGTAGCTTTGTACTGAATGGCTACTTACCCCTCCCCCGCTTTGCTCGACCTGCCCAAGATCATTATGGGCATCGACCCCGGCACCCAGATTATGGGCTACGCCGTGATTGAGGTCACCGGCCAGCGGGTGCAGGTGCTGCGCTACGACGTCATCAATCTCAAGGCGTTTGGGTCCAATCACGCAGTAAAACTAAAGAAGATCTTCGACCGGATGATTCAGCTCATTGAGGAGTACCTCCCCGACGAGCTGGCCATCGAGGCTCCCTTTTACGGCGCCAACGTGCAAAGTATGCTCAAGCTGGGCCGTGCCCAGGGCGTGGCCATTGCTGCCTGCCTCTCGCGCGACATTCCGTTTGTGGAGTACGCCCCCACCAAGGTAAAGCAATCGGTTACGGGCTCGGGCGCTGCCAGCAAGGAGCAAGTGGCCCACATGCTGCGCCAAACGCTTACGTTGCCGCCCATGGAGGAAGCGCCTAAACTCCTCGACGCGACGGATGCCCTGGCCGTGGCGCTCTGCCACCACTACCAAAAGGGCAACAACGTAAAGGCCGGCGGCAAAAGCTGGGGCAAGTTCCTGGCCGAAAACCCCGATAAAATGGCCGCACCGGTGGCCGGCAAAAAAGCCGTGGCCGCCCGCAAAAAGCCGGTAGCTAAGGCCTAAGTTACCCATTGATTCAGATACAAACAGCCCCGGCTCCTAGTTACCTAGGGCCGGGGCTGTTTAATTGAGCAGCCACCGAATAGCCGCCGCCGACATACTAATTGAAATCAATCTCGCCGCGCAGGTAGGTAACGGCGAAACCGCTCATCAGCACCCGGTCGCCGCGCAGCTCGCACCACAGGTCGCCGCTGCGGGGCGAGACTTGCCGGGCGTGAAAAGTGGTTTTGCCGAGGCGTTCGGCCCAGTACGGCACCAATTGCGTGTGGCCCGAGCCGGTGACGGGGTCCTCGGGTACGCCCACGCGCGGCCCAAACCAGCGCGACACGAAATCGACGCCGTTGGAGCCGGGAGCGGTGGCAATTACGCCGCGGTACTCCACCTTGGCCAGGTGCGTCATGCTGGGGCGCAGGGCGCGCACCTCGGCTTCGGAGTCGAACACGGCAATGAGGTCGGGGCCAGCGTGGATGCTCAGGGGCGTGGCGCGCAGGCCATCAAGCAAACCATCGGGGTGGTGCTCCAGGTGCTGCGGCGGTTGGGCCGGGAAATCGAGCGTGAGCTGGCCGTTGGCTTGTTGGCGCACGCGCAACGGGCCGCTTTTGGAGTGAAAGGTAAGCTCCTCGGCCGTGGCGCCTAGGTGCCGGAACAGCACGTGGGCCGTGGCCAAGGTGGCATGGCCGCACAGCGCTACCTCCACGGCGGGCGTAAACCAGCGCAGCTCGTACTCGGCCTCGGTGCCCGGGCGCGGCACGAAAAAGGCCGTTTCGGCGAGGTTGTTTTCGGCGGCAATGGCCTGCATGGTTTCGGCAGGCAGCCACGCTTGCAGCGGGCACACGGCGGCGGGGTTGCCTGCAAATACTTTATCGGTGAAGGCGTCGACCTGGTAGATGGGGAGCGTCATGAGGCAGGGAAAGCAGATAAGCGGGGCTAATGTAGCACCCGCCTCAGCATAGTTGCAGCCCACGGCGGGCGTTTGTGGCTAAGCTACTCGGCGGCAATTGTTTCCGCTACTAATGACCCGGGCTCTGCCGCCCTTGCAGCGCTTACCAAGGCTTTATCAGGAATGCGGCGCCTTGGAAGTTTCCTTGGGCATACGCCACCGCCTCCTAGGTGAGGTGGGCTTGATATAGGTAATGGCAATGCCAAACAGCACGATACACCCGCCCACGATGGTGGTGCCGGTAATGTGTTCGCCAAGAAATACCCAAGCCATCAGCCCCGTAACAAACGCTTGGCTCAGGAGGCTTAGCGACACGCGGGTGGGCTCGAGGTGCTGAATAGAGCGGTTGATGGTAAGCCAACCCGCCAGCTGACACACCAAACCCAAGCCCAGCAGCCCCAACCAAGTGTCGGCGGCAAAGTGCCACAGCGGCTCTTGGTAAATCAGGCAGAGCAACAGCAGAAACACGCTAGCGGCTAGCATGTTCCAGAACATAAACGTGAGCGTGTCGATGCGTCGCAGCACGTCTTTGGTCAGCAGAATATAGATGCCATAGAAGACGCTGGATAATACCGCTAGCAGAAAGCCTAGGTCGAACTGCAAGGCCAGGATGGCGGGCAGCCCGGCCAGCAACACCATGCCGCACAAAGCAACCGAGGTGCCAACCCAAAACGAAACGCCGGGCCGGGCCTTCAGAAACACCACACTGCCCAGGCCCACCCACACGGGTGCAAGGTTGGCCAGCAGCGTTGCTACGGTAGCCGACGACAGCCGGATGGAGATGTTCCAGACGGCAATATCCGAGGCGAATACCAAGCCGCCGAGCAAGGAAATAAGCAAATCATGGCGGCTGATGGGCTTGAGCTTGCGGGCCAGCAGCACATACAGCCCCAACACCACCCACGCCACCACAATGCGGTAGAAAGCCGAAGTAAGCCCCGGCACCGGCATGCCCTTCACGAAAATGGGCGAAAGCGAGATGCAGACGATGCCGATAACGAGCAGCAGGCGCGGGTTCATAGGCGGCGAAGGTACTGCACCCGACCGAGGCATAAGGTGGCGGCGACGCTACTTGCTACGGACGCCTGCAAAGCCCAACAATTCTTGCTGCGAAATCGACGCTTTATTGCTTCATCAGAAGATTTGAATAATTATTTCAGGAGCCATGCAACCGCGCAAACAGGTGCCCGGTCAAGCGTGCAGAAGGTTGTTTTATTCCGGAATATCAGCTTTGCTACTTCGCTCTATCAGTACCGTATGCCGCCAATCGAAGAAATAATCGCCGGGTGCCGCCGCAACCACCCGGTGGCCCAACGGCAGTTGTACGACCACTTGGCTTACCGGCTGATGGGCGTGTGCCTGCGCTACAGCCCCACGCGCGCCGAAGCCGAGGACGCCTTGCAAAACGCCTTCGTGAAAATCTTCAGCAACCTGCACCAATACGCCGGGCAGGGCCCCTTCGAAGCGTGGGCGCGCCGCATTGCCGTTACCACCGCCATCAACGCCTACCACCAACGCAAGCAGCGCGGCCCCCACGTGGATTGCGAAGAAGCCGCCGAGCAGGCCCACCCCGATGGCACCCCGCTCGAGCAGCTTTCGGCGCACGAGGTGCTTAGCCTGATGCAAACCCTGCCCCTGGGCTACCGCACCGTGCTAAATCTGTACGCGGTGGAAGGCTACTCGCACGCCGAAATCGCCGAGCTGCTGGGCATTTCCGAAGGCACCAGCAAATCGCAGTTATCCCGCGCCCGCCACCTGCTCGAAGAACGGCTGGTGGCCTCCAACAAGATTGCCTAATTGCCATGACTGAGCACGATCCGCAAGAGTTTTTCCGGGAGCTGCACGATAAGCTCCACGATTTTGGCGCCGAACCGCCCGCCGATGCCTGGGCGGGCATTCAGAGCCGCCTGCCCCAAAAGAAGAAGGACCGCCGCCTGTTTTTTTACCTGAGCACGGCGGCGGCCTTGTTGCTGCTTGGCGTGACGCTCCTAGGTGGTTTCCACCGCTTCAATATGCCCTTCGGGCAAGGAGCACCTGGCGCGGCGCAGCCCGTTGCTGTGGGCGCGGCCAACACCGGTGGGCAAACGGCCAACACTGGAGTGCAGCCGAATGAGCAACCAGCTAATCCAGGCGCCGATAGCTACCGCAACGCCCGTGCTGCGGATGCGCAAACCGCAACTGCGCAAGCCACGCCGGAAGGCGCACCTGCCGAACCGCTTGGTGGCACCTATGCAAGCGCCTCCCCGGCACTGGCCCGCAAGCGCAACACCCTAGGTGCCCCCGATGCCCGCACTGGCCTGGCACCTGCAACCACCTCTCCCAATTACGCAACTGCTGGCAAGGGCGGCCGACGCACCCCGCGTGCAGCTCGGAGTAAGCACCTAGGCGGGTTGGCTGCGGCGCCAGCCGGCAGCACTGCTGCTCGCTCCCGCGCCGGCCGTTTTGGTAAAGGGCAAGCCGTAGCAAGCTTGGGCAGCCGGGCTGCTGCTACCCGCGCCGGCCGCAACACGTTTGCTGCTGCCTCAAATACGGCAGCTTCCCGCGAGCAGGGTTTGTCGCGGAAGAGCCTGCGCCGCGTTGCTCGTCCGAAAACAGGCCAGGCTTTGGCTAGCCTGTCGGGAGCTGAAACCACGGATGCGGCCGCGGCGCGCAAGGGTAGCAGCGGCCGCATCAAGGGTGCAAGTCAATTGCTCGAGCCCACAGCTCCTGCAGTGGCTTTGGTTGAGCCCGAAGAACCGGAAGTGCAACGCACGCGCCGCAACAGCCGCAAGCCGCAAAGCCGCCGGGCGCGCATCATCAAGGGCTTGAGCGTGGAGCTGCTGGCCGGTGCCGCCTACTCTTACCGCCACTTGTCGGGCAGCGGCACCGTGGCGCAACGGCAGCTTACCAGCCTGGAGCGCCCCGCCGTGGGCTACTCGGGCCAGCTGAACGTGGCCTACGCCCTCAACCGCCGCGCCAAAGTATCGGCCGGCTTGGGCTACACCGATTACGCCTCGCGCTACCGCTACCAAGTGCAGAAGAGCAACGGCGGCGTTCTGAAAGTTGATCAGCGCGATGTGTACCGCTTTATGTTGGTGCCGGTGCAGCTGCAGTACAAACTCGCCGGCAACCACCGCTATGCCCTAGGTTGGCTGGCCGGGGGCACGCTCGGGGTGTACGCCGGGGGCCGCACCACCGAAGGCAGCGCCTGCAACTGCACGCAAAACAACGACCCCGCCGCCGACGCCCGCTACCGCTCCTTTACGGTGGCTGCCAACGCCGGCGCCTTCCTCGATTACAACCTCACGCCCGACGTGCGCCTGCTGCTCCGCCCCACCCTGCAGTACCACCTCACCTCGCTTACCGCCCCCGATGCGGGGCTGTTGCAACGCCGGCCCGTGTCGGTGGGCCTGCAAACGGGTTTGTCCTTCAACTTAAAAGAGCCGAAGCGCCCCGCCCCGGCTATTGCTAAACACTAATTCTTGCCGACTTATGAAACGTATCCTTCTCCTCTCCGCGCTGGCCGCTAGCTTGCTTGGCTGCGCCAAAGAAGACATCGTTATCTGCGAAACCGACGGTGGCGTGGTGCCGCCCGTCACGCCTCCCGTCAAGCTCACCAGCATTGCCGCTTTTACTGGCCGGTACGGGGCCGCTCCGCAGCTTTTCTCGCTGTCGGCGCGCACCGCGCAAACCGTGGTAACCGCCAAAGGCAACCGTTTCAGCTTCGCGGCAAACAATTTCATCCGAACCGATAACCAGCCGCTGTCGAACAGCCCCGTACGGGTGCACATCCGCGAGATTATGGGCAAGGCCGATATGGTGCTGTCGGCCATGCCCACGGTGGCTCAGCAAGGCGAGTTGCTCGAATCAGCCGGCGAATTTCAGATTCAGGCCACGCAGGATAGCGTGCCGTTGCGCATCAACGACACCACGCGGGTACGCTTCCAAACGGTACTGCCACCCGTGCTCAACTCGCAGCAGGGCATGCAGCTCTTCGCGGGCAACGGCGTAGGGGGCGGGGCAGCGGGCTGCTTTAGCTGGATTGCACTGCCGAACGCGCCTTTTTTGGCTACGGGCAACGGCTTTGCCGGCTCGGTGCAGGGCTCAATCATGAACGCCGGCCTGGGTTGGATTAACTGCGACCGGTTTGTGGGCCTGCCCATCTCGCCGCCCCTGCCCATCGCCATCAACGCCCCCAACGTCGGCAAAACCAAAACCGCCGTCTTTGTTGTGTTCGATGAGCTAAACGCCGTGCTGCAGCTTTGCATCGACGGCAACAACAACTTCACGGCCAACCAACTGCCCACGGGCGCCAAGGTAAAGGTGCTGGTCATCCACATCGACAACGAGCGCGTGTATTACGCCAAGCAAAGCCTGGTGGTGGGCTCCACCACGGCCGTTACCCTCACGCCCACCGAAACCGATGTTACGGCCATGGTGGCCGACATCCGCACGCTGTAACCAGCCTTAGCCTACCTTATTCCGGTGTTCGATACGGGCCGGCTCCTAGCACCTAGGGGCCGGCCATTTTTTGTGCTAGACTACTTCGCCGCCAATTACCACCTGCGCCACCGGGTTTTCGCCCAGCCAGTACGGCAGCTCGCGGTAGTCGGGCACGTGCAGCAGCAGCACGTCGGCGCGTTTGCCGGGCTCCAGCGAGCCGCAATCCTGCTGCCGGTCGATGGCCCAGGCGGCGTTGAGGGTTACGGCGGCCAAGGCTTCGCGCGGGGTCAGGCCCATTTTCAGGCAGGCAACCTGCAAGGCCAGCCACAGGTTTTTGCTGGGGCACGAGCCGGGGTTGAAATCGGTGCTGATGGCCACGGGCAACCCGGCATCCACAAACTGCCGACCGGGCGCGTACTGGGCTTGGCGCAAAAACATGGGTACCAATGGCAACAACACCGCCACGGTGCGCCCTTGGCCCGCGGCAGCCACGTGGGCGGCGCCCTCGGGCGTGAGGTAGTCGCAGTGGTCGACGCTGGTGGCGCCCAGCTCGGCGGCCATCAGGCAGCCGCCTAGGTCGTGCAGCTGCTCGGCATGGATCTTCAACTTAAAGCCTAGGTCGCGGGCGCGCTGCAGGTAGCGGCGCGCATCGGCCACGCCAAAGGCGCCTTCCTCGCAAAACACATCCACGAACTCGGCTGCGCCTTGCACTTCGGGCAGCACTTCGGCCGCCAAATACGCGAGGTAATCGGCGGGGCGGCCCTTGTACTCGGGGCCGGGCACGTGGGCACCTAGGAAGGTATTGACGATGCGCACGGGCTGCCGCTGCCCCGCTTGCCGGGCCACGCGCAGCAGGCGCAGCTCGGTGGGTTTGTCGAGCCCGTAGCCGGTTTTGGTTTCGAGGGTGGTTACGCCGTAGTGCCGGAAGCCTTTGAGGTGGTGCAGGGCTTGGGCGAGCAGCTCTTCATCCGAAGCCGCGCGGGTTTTGCGCACCGTGCTCAGGATGCCCCCACCCGAGGCCAGGATATCGAGGTACGACTCGCCCTGCAGCTTGCGCTGAAACTCATCGGCGCGGTTGCCGCCAAACACCAAGTGCGTGTGGCACTCCACCAAGCCGGGCATCACCACGCGCCCCGTGGCCTCGATGATGCGGGTGTCGGGGCCGATCAGCGCCTCGTCGAGCTCGTGCATTGGGCCCACGGCGGCAATGCTGCCGCCGTAGCAGGCTACGTACCCTAGGTCGATGATGCGCCACTCCGACATGGCAGCACCAGCCAAGGGCTTATCGGGGGGTGGGCCGACCAGCGTGAGCACCTGCGCGGCGTTGCGGATGAGCAGCGAGTAGGGTTGGGCGATGGGCACTGCGCAGCGAAACCTAGGCTTGGGGTTGGGTGGCGCGGCGGGTGGCGCGCGTCATCTGCTTGATGTACTCGACGCGGCGGAAGCGCAGCGCCGACCAATCGTCGTCAATAGCAATTTGCCGCACCGGCTCGAAGCCGAGGGCGTGCAGCGGCGCCCAGCCGGTGTCGCGGTTGAAGTCGCAGCGGTACATTTTGCTGGTGCCCTTGGGGTAGGCAAACCACACGGCCGCGTCGCCGGCCGCTACGGCGGCTACCTGCGGAGCCAGCTGATCGATTTCGGCCTGCTGCGTAGCAAACACCAAAGCGGCATCCACGTTGTCGGCGGCAGCAGCATCCGCCACCACAGTGCATTGGGCGCGCATGTCGGCCAGCAGGGGCTGCAAATCGGCGGGCAGCTGGAGCACCAGCACCACGGTGCCGGGCTTTAGCAGCATTTTCTCGACGGCTGATTTCATGGCGCTAAAGGTAGCAGAAGTAACTTCTGATGCCCTAGGTGCCCGGTGGTGTTACGCCTGCCAGGGCCTCACCTCGAAGCCGCCATCGGCCCCAATGCGCACGTAGTACAGCTCATCGAAACCCTCGGCGTAGGTGGGCAACTCGAGGCGGCCTCTCGTGCCTAAAATACCTTTGGCGGGCACCTGCTCCGGCGCGGGGCGCTGCTGGTTGCGGAGCAGGGCCTCGCGCGGCACCGATTGAAAGTAATAGCCCACCACCTGGTAGCCAGCCTGCCGGGCTGCGGCAATGTACACCTGCCGCTCGGCCGCCGTGGGGTTGGTGTTATCCACCACAAAACGGGCCTGGGTTTCGAGGCAAAACTGCAGCAGGCGCCGCTCGCGGTTGCGGGTGCGGAGCAAATCGAGGCTGATGCGCACGTGCGAGTTGAAGAACCGCTGCTTGTAGAACGTGGACTTGCCCGTGGCCTGAATACCACAGAAAACGATGGCCTGCATAGCGTGAAGAAACAGAGGCGGTTACCTACCGCAAATTATTGGTAGTCCTGAAGACGAGGTTCGTATACTTTTTCCAACTCGTCTTTGGTTTTCACTACCTCATCTGATTATTATAGACGAACTTAACCGCAAGAGCCCATGAGACCTATTGCCAACTCACTGCCCCTGCTCACGATAGTCTCTGCGCTGCCCAACGAAGCCGTTGAACGTTCTATTCGGCCCACCGATGAGGCCACTTTTGTGGTTAGCCCCCTGCGGATACAGGCAAGCACGCCAAGCCCCAAAAGCAGCGCTGCCTCCACGGGCTTTATGGTAGCATCGTCGGCCGAGCCCGAGCCCACACCGCCCGAAGCCACCAACCCCAAGCTGCACAAGTACGACGAGTTCGTGAAGTTTTACCTCGATTGCATGAACCGCGCCTAAGCCACGCCAGCCCTTGCAACCGCGCTACTCCCTCCCGCGGTTGCGCGTACGCCCGGCTGCGGCTGCCCATCGGGCGGCTGCAGCCGGGCGTATTTGCTGTTGCGTGCGCGGTGGCCCTAGGTCCAGTACTTCACGGGCGCCTGCGGGAAGCTCTGCTGCCACTCGCTGTAGAAGAACTCCTTGAGGCGGCGCATGTCGTCGGGCTGGTACACGTACTTGTGGCTGCCAAACTTATTGCGCTTCACGGTGCGCTTGGCCTCGTCGAGGTCGAGGGAGGTGTTGGGATACCACTGCAGCAGCATGTCCTTGGAGCCGGGCGTAAAGCGGTGGCTGATGAACTCGGCCGTGAGGTCGCAGTCGAAATCGAGCGTAGCCTCCAGGCGGTCGAACAGCTGGCGGTACTCCTGCTCCCAGTTAGGAATGGGCATGATGGGCGCCAGCACCACGCCCACGGGGTAGCCGCCACCGCCCTGCTCCTTGGGCAAGGCC includes the following:
- a CDS encoding ABC transporter permease, whose translation is MAAPAATPPAAPVRTPGYYVRQRLLGNSPAMAGLLFIGLCTLVALLGYLVLPDATPNANNGLVQLQKQPPGFRAIILRLPLTDSVADNPSLLQRWLAGAPARYEELPISGWRVAGDTLVAQPYQAKGTLAEAPRRYLLSQVVRHLGPAAQLRQEVEQKHIIERTYWLGTDKAGRDELSRLLLGTRISLGIGLVAVLISLLIGVTVGAVAGYTGGWLDSLLLGLMTVVWSIPGIMLVIAISLAFGSKGVWTSFVAVGLTMWVDVARVVRGQLLSLREKTFVEAGRVLGLPTARLLVRHLLPNLLGPLIVIATSNFAAAILLEAGLSFLGLGVQPPAPSWGLMVNEGFQLLGTRAGLWLTLLPGLAISLLVLSFNLLGNGLRDAYDPKTPLR
- a CDS encoding glycosyltransferase, whose amino-acid sequence is MMLPHWLAAAACLPAVVYAAAFWQYRHHWLKLSIAANQPQAPRPHAPATGETPVVSVLIAARNEAANLPLLLTDLGQQTWLQQGGRFEVVVVDDHSTDDTAAVVQAVAANSPYVLRLLRLAEQPGQPTGKKAAIVAAIAQARARWVLCTDADCRVPAGWLAAYAQVFGNPEVQFVSGSVLLTGKGLLAGLQGLELAALVGTGAASIGAGAPTMCNGANLAYQRAAFYEVGGFGGNAHVPSGDDEFLLHKMAEAYPQGIQFLKHPEATVHTAAQPTLGALLQQRVRWASKWRHYQSGASRGLAVLVLAANVGLWALVGLLLWQASVWPWVLAAWALKLGADVAFLNPVLRFFERRKWLMLVPLLQLVYPPYALAVGLLGLRGGYRWKGRQMAAKKTEMPRSVGVPGAAS
- a CDS encoding lysylphosphatidylglycerol synthase domain-containing protein; translated protein: MLGKLAVTALTLWLLWQSVVADAATSAAWRGLITDAKRGPAVMALLLVPLNWALEAWKWWRLAQHLEPVSYARSFRAVLVGLTLGFVTPNRVGDYAGRLLELKNRRPEALGAVFLGRYCQLVITLLAGAAGGLYFLARYIGHTYPLVVGGLVLTALLGSGLLLLPLYRSRYLLEAVLQWRPLGRFRRYVANLPHYPAKVLNEVLLVSGLRYAVFTAQFGLLLWAYGAQAPLGAALAAIAGTFLLKSLVPSLNALTDVGARELSATHLFGLLGLPVLPVLSASLSLWVLNIALPSAAGLLFVLRLKVLRRNRKRRKHLRVV
- the ruvC gene encoding crossover junction endodeoxyribonuclease RuvC, coding for MATYPSPALLDLPKIIMGIDPGTQIMGYAVIEVTGQRVQVLRYDVINLKAFGSNHAVKLKKIFDRMIQLIEEYLPDELAIEAPFYGANVQSMLKLGRAQGVAIAACLSRDIPFVEYAPTKVKQSVTGSGAASKEQVAHMLRQTLTLPPMEEAPKLLDATDALAVALCHHYQKGNNVKAGGKSWGKFLAENPDKMAAPVAGKKAVAARKKPVAKA
- a CDS encoding PhzF family phenazine biosynthesis protein; translated protein: MTLPIYQVDAFTDKVFAGNPAAVCPLQAWLPAETMQAIAAENNLAETAFFVPRPGTEAEYELRWFTPAVEVALCGHATLATAHVLFRHLGATAEELTFHSKSGPLRVRQQANGQLTLDFPAQPPQHLEHHPDGLLDGLRATPLSIHAGPDLIAVFDSEAEVRALRPSMTHLAKVEYRGVIATAPGSNGVDFVSRWFGPRVGVPEDPVTGSGHTQLVPYWAERLGKTTFHARQVSPRSGDLWCELRGDRVLMSGFAVTYLRGEIDFN
- a CDS encoding DMT family transporter, which encodes MNPRLLLVIGIVCISLSPIFVKGMPVPGLTSAFYRIVVAWVVLGLYVLLARKLKPISRHDLLISLLGGLVFASDIAVWNISIRLSSATVATLLANLAPVWVGLGSVVFLKARPGVSFWVGTSVALCGMVLLAGLPAILALQFDLGFLLAVLSSVFYGIYILLTKDVLRRIDTLTFMFWNMLAASVFLLLLCLIYQEPLWHFAADTWLGLLGLGLVCQLAGWLTINRSIQHLEPTRVSLSLLSQAFVTGLMAWVFLGEHITGTTIVGGCIVLFGIAITYIKPTSPRRRWRMPKETSKAPHS
- a CDS encoding RNA polymerase sigma factor; translated protein: MPPIEEIIAGCRRNHPVAQRQLYDHLAYRLMGVCLRYSPTRAEAEDALQNAFVKIFSNLHQYAGQGPFEAWARRIAVTTAINAYHQRKQRGPHVDCEEAAEQAHPDGTPLEQLSAHEVLSLMQTLPLGYRTVLNLYAVEGYSHAEIAELLGISEGTSKSQLSRARHLLEERLVASNKIA
- the hutI gene encoding imidazolonepropionase, which translates into the protein MPIAQPYSLLIRNAAQVLTLVGPPPDKPLAGAAMSEWRIIDLGYVACYGGSIAAVGPMHELDEALIGPDTRIIEATGRVVMPGLVECHTHLVFGGNRADEFQRKLQGESYLDILASGGGILSTVRKTRAASDEELLAQALHHLKGFRHYGVTTLETKTGYGLDKPTELRLLRVARQAGQRQPVRIVNTFLGAHVPGPEYKGRPADYLAYLAAEVLPEVQGAAEFVDVFCEEGAFGVADARRYLQRARDLGFKLKIHAEQLHDLGGCLMAAELGATSVDHCDYLTPEGAAHVAAAGQGRTVAVLLPLVPMFLRQAQYAPGRQFVDAGLPVAISTDFNPGSCPSKNLWLALQVACLKMGLTPREALAAVTLNAAWAIDRQQDCGSLEPGKRADVLLLHVPDYRELPYWLGENPVAQVVIGGEVV